The sequence below is a genomic window from Methylotuvimicrobium sp. KM2.
GATATGTTCCGCGGCCAAGGCCACCGTCTGAGGTAAGTCCGGATCGAATAAACTCGTTTGCAACGATAACAACTCCAGGACACGGCGACATAAGGCCGGCCAAAAAGTGGGCTGGATCGAAAAATGCCGGCCTAGATTCAGCAGTGTGACCTGTTTAACTTTTTGACCGATGCGTTCGGAATGAACCAGTCGATAAGTCTCATGAGGTTCGCCGGTGGCTCTGCAGCGGGTTTGAGTGCGTCGAATAAACATGCCGTCAACTTAGCGCAAACCGCGAGGCGGCGCAAGATGCCTAAGGCATTTTATGGCACTACATTAGCCATTTTCGAGGAAGTCGATTTTTATAGCCCAATGATATCAATTAGTTAAAAAATTAATAATTTTTGCGAATGATAGATATTTACTAGAAAATGTTAAAGGTGGGCTAGCAATAATTGATGGCGGGTCTGAGCCAGCGGGCTTGGCAGCCCTTTGCCATCCGACACAAATCGACGGCAGGACTCAATCGCGCTTTTCCGGTCACTACCGAATTGGCTGAGCAGCCAGTCCACATCCAGCCACTTGGGCACCGTCGCCTCTCCGATCATGGACCGGTAGCTGCTCCAAGGCCAATCCTCCGGATTCCCGACCATGCCGGCGCGTAGCGGATTCAACACAATATATCTTATCAGTTCCAGCAAATAGCTTTCCTTCTGGACCAGGATCGCCTTGTAACGGCCTTGATAAAGATGCCCCACCATGCCATGGCGGCGATTAAAGCGTTGCGTATAGACACCATTCAAATGCCGCATCCCTTTCGAAAGATTCCCGTCGACCGTTTCCATCAGTAGATGATAATGATTGCTCATCTGGCAATACGCATGCACGACCCAATTGAAACGACCGCAAACATCGTCCATGACTTCCAGCCATGCTTCTCTATCCTCGTCATCCAGATAGATGTCCTCGCGCCTATCTCCTCTTGAAGTCACATGGTAGAGAGCACCCGCAAATTCCAATCTTAAAGGTCTAGTCATGAGTCAAGTATAGCGCAGAACGCAAAATGTTGGAATGTGAGAACTGACCCTGTTATTCTCTACCGCGCTGGGAGTGCCTGTCCTACTCGAAACCCCGTTGCCCAGTTTTAGTGTTGAGGCTCATTCTTGACAATAAGATAAAATAACAGGTATGTTGAGCGTGTCAAAACGCCATACGGTTTCAAATGTAACGGCATCAATCAGATCAAACAGGCGCTTAGATACTCATTATCTGACCCGTTAAGTATAACGAAAGGAGCAGCACCATGGAAATTTTCACAATCTGGATATTCTCAATGATTATTGGGGTGCTCATCGGCAACGCGAAGGGACGTGCTATCTCAGGCTTTGTATGGAGTTTCCTCTTTGGGCCTTTGGGCGTCCTCGTGGTGTTGTGTCTATCAAATCTCAAAAAGCAGAAGGAGCTGCTAGAGCAGAAGCAAGTCCTTGCGGGACAAATGAAGCTTCAGCAAGCGCAGCTCGAAGCCCAGCTCCAGCATTTACAGCAATTGAAGCAGTCGAACCCGGGAGAAAATCTCCTTAACAAAACTTACCGTATTGCTAAGAACGGCAAGGAAATGGGAGAGATGTCCGTATCCAAGTTAAAGTTGCTTTTGAAGTCCGGGCACCTCACCACAGAGGACTATTTTTTCGATACGCAAGTAAATGACTGGTTGCAGCTTGAGTGTATGGAGGAGCTGCATTTAGAAAAGAGACAGGTCTAGTACTTAGTCATTTTTGTATTGTCGGGTAGAGTTTTTTCAATTTTACCCGAGCATCTTCATTGGTAAATCGCCACTCCATAGGCTGAGCAATAGCATTCCTTTTTTTTGCCACGCTACTCTAATCGGATCTATGGCCCTAACACGACTACTTGTTTTCGTGATCAGCAAAACTTATATTTGATATTTTTTGATAAATATTAGAAACTTTTGGTCAAACCGATGCGCAAGACTAAGGAGTTAAACGATGGAAAAACAAGATAAGAAAAAAAAAGAACATTTCTTGCCACGAATCTACATTCGCGGCGCGGGTGTTCTTCATGTTAATTCTACCGAGCTCATCAAAACCGATTCGGTTAAACAACAAATCGACGCCCTGAGAGAGTTGAAAAAAAAGGGGCTAATTGAAGAAGTCGCTTAACGGCCTATAATGAAGCAATTGTCCCTTTTGATCTTGCCTTTAGTCGGCGGGTACGCTTTTTCCAGTATATGGATCGGCTCGTTATATCACTCGGCAAGAGAAAGCGGTGATAGACTTTATTTTCGAGCTTTATTTTACGCTTTATGGCTTCTCTCAATATCCTACTTATTGCATTTCACGATCTATGTACGTTGTGATGAATACGGTTACCAACTTTTGCTGCTATCGAAGATTATTAACCCGGAGATATCGACGATTGCACCATTCGGCAAAGAATCACAATTTGTCGTTTATATCTATTCATTAGTCTTAGGTCCCTTGCTCGCGTTGTTGCTGAATATTCCAAAATGGCTACCGTCAAACCGGTTTGCTTGCATTTATGATTTCACGGTTAAAAAAACATTGTTGCATGCAATAAAAACCAATGACTTCGAACAATTCATTTTCAACTGCTTCTATCAAAATAAACCCGCTCTTTTCACATTAGCCTCCAATAAATTGTATTTGGGTTTGTTGATAGATGCGCCAAATCCGGTTCAAGACAGACGGTATATAAAATTTTTACCGATTCTGAGCGGTTTTAGAGAGAAGGACACGCAACAAATCAAATTTACAACCGATTACCAATTTATTTTCGAAAATAATTTTAATGTTGAAGACTTTGAAATTGTAATACCGCTGGAGCAAATCGTATCGGCACATCAATTCGATTTGACTATTTACAACGAAAGATTCATACCCAGTAGCGGCTTGAAAGCCTCGTCTCGTTTTAATTTAATGTAACGCTTGCAGCCTACCAAGAATGTTCGATTTGCTTTGACCACGGTCGAAAACATTTAGGACGGAGTTGCTAACTCTGTGACAAGGTGCAGCGCCTTGTTATAGAAACCCTCACTTCTTCTCAGATGAGCTGTTCACAGGCGCAGGAGTTTGTGGTTTAGGTTGCGGCGAAGCAGGTCTCATGCTAGTAATGCCGTCCACACTTAACTTTTCTTGTTGCTGGGGACGCAAATTATTAATTTCATTTAAGGACTTATTACCCGTTCCTGATATGCCTTGGTACTTGTTATCAGTCATGACTATTTCCTTTTCGATATATTTATTGATGGCGGTTGAAACGCCTATTACGGAAGTAAAAATCACTCCGGCCATAAATGACCATGCTGCCGTGTGATCTAATATCTTTAAGAGCTGGTCTTTTTCCTCTTTTTCATTTACTACATCCTCTAGATGCTTTGCATTTCTACGGAAAACCCATAGCACAGAGAAAAGGCATAAAACAAAGCACGCCAGGGCAAGAACATGTAGGATAAGGCTCTCGATTGAGCTTACCCCTATGGTCGATATTAGTGTAATGAGAAGGCCAATTGCAGCAGTACTAAGGGTTAGAAGACTCTTATCATGCTCAAATCTGGTGTTAATCCAAGCATTAAGATTTGCTGCATAGAACTCCACTTCTTTTTGCTCTTGGCTCATAATTACTATTTGTCCAGACCTGACGCTTAATTTCATAAATAAGTAATTTAAAAATCAATCATAACACCATGATTATAAAATGCTTTTATTTTTTCACTGATTAACGCAATTAAGCACTAGATAACTCGCATCATCAACATGGGAATAAGGGTCGAGTTACTTTTATGGATAATGGAAGCCGATAATAAATGTAAGGCCGTAAGGCGGAACGCGCCAGCGGTTCCGCCGAAAGCCGAAAGCTAACCGACACCGGCGACCCACCAGCCTACTTAACCACACTTCGACTCCCCACAATTCAAACAAGTCATGCAGCCGTCCATCAACACCATCGCCTTGGTGCTGCATTTGGTGCAGAGTACGGCTTGTTCCGGGAAGGCGTCGCCGTTGTTTGCCGCGCCGTGATGGGCTTCGAATTCGCGGCGTTTTTCGGCGAGAAATTGCTTTTGGTGATCGCTCATTTCTTCGGGCTGGATCATGCCAATGTGTTTCAGGTGCGATTCGATCGCGTGGCCGATTTCGGCGACCAGCGAGGGCATGAATACGCCGCCTTTTTTGAAATAGCCGCCGCGCGGGTCGAATACCGCTTTCAGCTCTTCGACCAGGAAGCAGGCGTCGCCGCCTTTGCGGAATACCGCCGAGATAACGCGCGTCAGCGCCAGCACCCATTGGAAATGCTCCATGTTTTTCGAGTTGATGAAGACTTCGTAAGGCCGGCGTTCTTCGTGCTCGGAACCTTGGTTTAGGATGATGTCGTTGACCGTGATGTACAGCGCGTGTTCGGACTGCGGCGTTTTGATCTTGTAGGTCGAGCCGACCAGAACCTCCGGCCGTTCGATGTTTTCGTGCATCGATTCCGGGGACGGTTTTTCCGCTTCCGGTTGTGCCGTTTCGGCTCTTTCTTTGGTCAGCACTTTGTAGCTGACGATTTTTTTGTTGATTTTGTGCAAGGTCATATTGATTACCTTAAAAAGTTTGGGATTCCCCGGTTTGGCGAATCGTCGATGTTTAGTACTGTCATGTTTTGGAACACGCCCGACCGATTTAGACGGCTTGAGTGTGGGTGTGACGCTTTTGTCGCGACGTAGGCGTCGCTCCCACAGATCGCACATTAACTACGTGCGTTTTCCAGTTTTACGGAGTCCAGGTACAGCGTATCCGGGCAAATATCTTGTTCGTGAGGCCACACGACCGTGCCGTGTTCGATCGCCGCACGCTTGAAATAGTGTTTATCGCGCAGTTCCTTGAAAACGCCGAAGTCCAATAGCGGCTTGCAGTCGTATACGCCTTGGCTGCCGTCGGTAAATTGCAGTATCAACGAATAATCGTCGGCAACCTGAACTGTTTTGACGCGTGGGTTCATAGTACTGCCTCCGAATTAATTTCGTAGGTTGAGTTTACTCTGAAGGACATAAGAGTAAACTCAACCCAGCCTATGATTACTCTTCCGAAAATCAAAACTTTCCGTAATATCCTTCCTTCAGCGCATCGAACAAATTCGCAGCGGAATGGATTTCGCCGTCGTACTCGACTTCTTCGTTGCCTTTCAATTCGATGACATGGCCGTCTTCGAGCGTGAACTGGTAGGTTGTGTTTTCCAAGTCCTTTTCCTTGACCAGCACGCCCTGGAACACTTCCGGATTAAAGCGGAATGTCGTGCAGCCTTTTAAACCTTGGTCGTAGGCGTATTCATAGATCGACTTGAAGTCTTCGTACGGATAGTCGGTCGGCACGTTCGCGGTTTTCGAGATCGACGAGTCGATCCATTTTTGCGCGGCGGCCTGGATATCGACATGTTGTATCGGCGTGACATCGTCGGCGGCGATGAAATAATCCGGCAATTGCGCGTTCGGGTCGTTGCTATACGGCATCGCGTCCGGGTTGACCAGATGGCGGTAAGCCAAGAGTTCGAACGAGAACACGTCGACTTTTTCCTTGGACTTTTTTCCTTCGCGGATGACGTTGCGCGAATAATGGTGCGCGAAGCTCGGCTCGATACCGTTGCTGGCGTTGTTCGCGAGCGACAGCGAGATCGTGCCGGTTGGCGCGATCGAGCTATGATGCGTGAAGCGGCAACCGGTCTTGGCCAGATCTTCGACCAGTTCGGGTTCTTCTTGCGCCAGTTGCTGCATGTAGCGGCTGTATTTCGCGTGCAACACTTTGCCTGGCACTTTGTCGCCGATTTTATAGCCGTCTTGCTGCATTTCCGGGCGTTTGTACAGCATTTCGCCGGTGACCGTGAACACTTGTTCCATTATCGGTGCCGGACCTTTTTCTTTCGCGAGTTCCAGTCCGACCTTCCAGCCTTCAATAGCCAGCGCTTTGGTGACTTCTTCGGTAAAGGCCAAAGACTCTTCCTCGCCGTATTTCAGGCCTAGCATCGTCAGTGTCGAGCCTAATCCCAGGTAACCCATGCCGTGGCGGCGCTTGCCGAAGATTTCGTCGCGTTGTTGCTGTAGCGGCAAGCCGTTGATTTCGACGACGTTGTCGAGCATGCGGGTGAAAATGCGCACGGTCTTGCGGAAACCTTCCCAATCGAATCCGGCTTCTTTGCTGAACGGTTTTTCGACGAAGCGGGTCAGGTTGATCGAACCGAGCAGACAACTGCCGTAGGGTGGTAATGGTTGTTCGCCGCAATTCCCTGTTACGATCCCGTTGAAGATCAGATTGTTTTTGTCCGGCTGCGTCGTATCGAACACGGCTTCGCGGCCTTCATACTCGATCGATTTAACGGCAGTGAGGAATTTGTCGGCATTGCAGGTCGTTCTTTGTTCGCGCCATTCTGTAAACTTGCGATTCTTGTCGTCGGTGAGGAATCCAATTTCCTCCATGAAGCGATCACGCGATTCCGAACCGATCAGCAATTCGTAATCAGCTTGACAATCATACAAGCGCTTCCCGCCTTTGCCGTCCGGTAATAGCCGTTGCCCTGCTTCACGCCGCTTCAGGATTCTGCAAAAGATCCCAAAGTTCGCAAGCAGCATCTGGACGTCTTTTAGCAGGCTAGGTTGGCTCGAGGCGAGTCGAATCGTGCAATAGGCGTTTTTGTCGTCACGTTGGACGGTGCCGTCTGCTTGGAACAGGCCGCGTAGATAGCCTTTCACGCACTCTTCGTTGCCACGCCAAACGACTTCCGGCACGCGTAGCTTGGTATCGCGTGAAAAGCCATAATGTGCAAGCACCCGCGCCAGCAGCACCGAACGAATCATGACCAAATTGCGTTCCGGAACGGCTACCGGACTCACGCGGTAAGCTCGCGGACGTTCGGCGACTTCGGCGATCAGGGTATTGATGTAGTTAGCCACGCGATCGGCATAGTCGCGATCCAAGCCCCACAGGTTGATCACGGCCGTTTCCTGACCTTCGCCGCGATTCGTAAAATGTCCGTCTCCGGCAATCAAGCCCAAGAGCATGCCAAGCTTTTCATCGCCTTCCTGACCGAATTGCCCTTTTCCGGACTGGATCAGCAGCTCATCGCCCACCTGAAGATCCTTGAGCTTGATTTTGCCTCGTTGAGTGTAGAAGTCGTGCCATTCGGTCGCCTTGATCTCGTAGCCGCTCTCAGTAACGACGCGGTAAACGTCTGCCGAAGCCGAGGTCATAAAGGCCGGTACGGCGGAACGAACCTCGACGCCAAGCTCGCTCTTTCCAAGCGCGCGTCGATCCACACTGACCTCCAACGGCAAGCCGCGTCGGTACAATTCGCCTATTGTGACCAGCCCGTATTGGGTCGCGAGCCGAGTATCGGCGGTCACGCATGGGTTGGTCGCGCGAATGTTTTCGCAGAACCAGTTGTTGTTCATTTCGTTGACTTTGTCGATTAGGATGAAGCCCGGTTCGGCGTAGTCGTAGGTCGACGACATGATGATGTCCCACAGGCGGCGGGCCGGCATGGTTTTCGTGATGCGGCAGGCGACCAGGCCGTCTTCGTTGACGACATAGCCTTTTTTATTCGGCAGATCGCGCCAGACGATTTTGCTCGCGTCGGTCAAGTCGAGTTGGTCGGCCTTGGCTTCGCGCTCGGTGACCGGGAACGACAACGGCCATTGCGCATCGTTTTTGACTGCTTCGACGAATTCGCGGGTGATCAGCAACGACAGATTGAACTGACGCAGGCGGCCGTCTTCGCGTTTGGCGCGGATGAAATCGACGACGTCCGGGTGCGCGACGTCGAAGGTTGCCATTTGCGCGCCGCGGCGACCGCCGGCGGAAGAAACCGTAAAACACATTTTGTCGTAGATGTCCATGAACGACAGCGGTCCGGACGTGTAGGCGCCGGCGCCGGACACATAGGCGTTTTTCGGGCGCAGTGTCGAAAATTCATAGCCGATGCCGCAGCCCGCCTTGAGCGTAAGTCCCGCCTCATGTACTTTCCCTAGAATATCGTCCATAGAGTCTTCGATGATGCCCGAGACGGTGCAGTTGATCGTCGAAGTTGCCGGTTTGTGTTCCAGCGCACCGGCATTCGATGTGATGCGACCGGCCGGAATCGCGCCTTTACGCAATGCCCATAGAAATTCTTTGTGCCAATGCTCCTGCAAAGACTTGTTGGTCTCGACTTCAGCCAAGGCTTTCGCGACTCGTTTGTAGGTGTCGTCGATCGTGCCGTCGACGGCTTTGCCGTCTTTCGTTTTCAGGCGGTATTTGCTGTCCCAGATGTCCAGCGAGGCGCTTTGCAGCGGAATATCGGTCGCGTGTTGCGTAACGACTTGGAGTTTTGCAGTCATTCTTTGATTCCCTTGTCTGGTTGAACGTATTTGGCTTTATCGTATCCGGGAAAAGACCCGGAGCATTGATGTTTCGTGCGCTTGAGCGAGAAAATCCGCAAATGAAGCGAATCCCTCATCTTGTGTTAATGGCGATATTTTAAATCAATATATTGTGTTTTTTGCGATTTTTTTCCGCTGTCAAATCATCATTTGACCGGTAGTTTTTACAGTTCAATGAGTTAGCTTTGAGAAAATTTTTTCTGGGGAGTCGGGCATTGCCGAATGGCCGAAATGGTACAAAATCGTGCCAATCGAATGCATCTGGAAGCTAAAAATTCGTGCGCAGCATCTTGAGCCAGAGCATCACAGCGGTCCTTGACCGGCAAACTGCGCACATCAGAAGTCGATCGATTTTTCGGTGCAAGAAGACGTATAATTTCCAATTTTTCAACGATTTCCGGACATGCTCACTTTGCTTCACAAACAACGCGCCGAATTGCTCGCGAAATATCAAGATCTATCCGCCACTTCGCGGGCGGTTCTACAGTTAATGGCTGTTGCTTATAACTACGAGATGGCAACTCCCATCAGTCAATATCTGAAGGTTTTAAAGATTAACGACGATCGAGGCAGACAATTCACGCCGGCTTCGATCAAACCGATCTTGCAAGCGTTACAAAAAGCAGGCTTGTTGGAACAGCCATCCGGAAAAGCGGAATACCGCAGCAACCGACTGTTGGCCGAACCGGTCGTTCGGCAACTGGTCGATACAGGCGAATTCGAACGTTATGCGGCGCTATTCGAGCAAACGTCGCCGATCGCCAAAAAGACTTTTTATGGCACCGCTGCCGAATGCCTGCGCGATGCGCGCATTTCATTTCATCGCGGCGATTACAAACAAGTCAACGTCACACTCAACACCGGCCGGCGTTATTCTTATCAATCCAGATATCCGGACGATGCCGATGCCTATCTTTCTTGGGTGCTGAATCCCTTCGACGAAGACTGGTTCGAACGCCGGCATCCCGCATTGGTCAAGGAATTGATCGGCCATCTTGGGATGCATCAAGTGGTATTTTTGTACCAAGATCCACAAATATCCGATTATCTGGCGCGCTGGTTGGCACTCTATCCCAGTGCTTCGCCATTGGCTGCACGATCTTATGGCGAGTTGCTGCTGTTGCGCGGCGACTGGGACGCGCTGGCGAAATATATCGAAGCGACTGAAGATCCGGAATTACTGGCGCTTGGCGCGGCATTAACATTTTTGCACGGCGATTTCGCTGGCTCCACAGCGCAATTCGAGTCGGCGCTAAAGGCGTTTAGAAAGCTGACCGGCAAACGTAACCTCTATTTTTACGGCATGGCTGGACTCTTTTATCCGTTGGCCTTGCTGAAAACCGGCGAAGCGCATGACAAAAAGCTGACGGCCTTGTTGACCCAAATCCTCAAGCAAAATAGCTTTTGGTATTACGGCTATCGCTATTTGGAGGCCTTGCAGGGGTTTTTGAAAGGCGACCTGACGCAGCGCGATAATGCGGTTTTTTACAATTCGTTTGTCATGACGGAGGGATACAGTAAGGCAGGGGAACCGCAAACGGTCAACGTTTATCCGCATTTTCTCAAATTTTTCCGATTTCTGGTTCGCTCATGGATGAGCGATGCGCCGTTGAGCGGCCAGCGCGATTTGACGATAGCGACCTTCCAAGACCTATGCCGGCAATTGCACTCTAACGGCCTTCAATGGCTCGCCGCCGAATTGGCAAAGCTATTGCAAGCTGTCGACTCGAAGCAGTCCGATTCCTTGGACACAGGCTTTTTGGAAGGCCGTCCGGTGACCTTGCACGGCTTGTTCGCAAGGCGTCCCGATTGGGAATTTGCCCTGGATGCCTTGCTCGGCCTCGGTAAGTCCGAAGTACAGACCGGTGCTCCCGTCCAAATCGAAAAGCCGACCCGCATGATCTGGCTGGTCGACTTTGACGAAAAGCATGGTGTTCTGACTGTCGAACCGCGCGAACAAAAACAACAAGCCAAAGGCGGTTGGACCAAGGGCCGTGCCGTTGCGTTGAAAAAATTGTACGCCGAGCGCGATACCTTCGACTGCCTGAGCGAGCAGGATTTGAAGATATGCGCGACGATTCGTCAAATTACCGAATACGGTTGGCACGGCGCCTATTTTGAATTCAGGGACAACATGCCGTTGGCTTTGGTTGGCCATCCGCTGCTGTTTTGGGCATCATCTCCCGAGGTACGCGTCGACGTTGCCAAAGGCGAACCGGAATTGCGCGTCAGTACCGTCAAAGGCGGCAAAATCAAAATCACGCTGGAACCGTCGCCGGCATCCACGCAAAAAAACCTGGTCACGAAGGAGACGCCGACACGTTTGAAAGTCATCGAATTCACGCCGGAACATCATAAAATCTCTACGGTACTCGGCGCACAGGGACTGGAAGTGCCGCTGTCGGCGCAAGAGCGCGTATTGCAAACGCTGAGCGGCATTTCAGGTTTACTGACCGTGCACTCGGACATCGGCGGGAGCTCCAGCACGGCCGAACAGGTCGAGGCGGATTCGACGCCGCGCATGCACCTATTGCCGCATGGCGATGGACTCAAAACGGCCTTATTGATTCGCCCGTTCGCGACCGGCGGCGCTTATTATCAGCCCGGCCACGGCGGTGCCAGTGTTTTTACCGAAATCGACGGCAAGCCGCTGCAAGCGCGGCGCGATCTCAAGCTCGAAAAAACGCGTTGCAAGGAAGTCTTGGCGGCTTGTCCGGCGCTGGCCGAAACCGAGCGCGACGACGCCGGCGAATGGCTGCTCGAAGAGCCGGAACACTGTCTCGAACTGCTGTTACAATTGCAATCGCTCCCGGCCGGCCAAGTGCTGCTGGAATGGCCGGAAGGCGTCAAATTCCGTGTATTGGGGCAAAGCAGCGGCAGCGGTTTCCGCATGCAGATCAAACGCGATAACGACTGGTTCGCGTTGCAGGGCGAATTGCAGATCGACAACGATACGGTACTCGAAATGCGCCAATTGCTGGACTTGCTGGATAATCGCCAGGGCCGGTTTTTGCAATTGCAGGACGGCCAATTCATCGCGTTGACCGAAACCTTCCGTAAACGACTGGAGGACTTGAAAGCCTATGTCGATTTGACCGGCAAAAAAGTCCGCATCAACCCTTTGGCCGCATTGACGCTCGAAGACTGGCAGGACGAAGCCGGTTTCAAGGCCGACCAGCATTGGCAAGAGCATATGCGGCGACTGAAGGCGGCGCGCGAATTTCAACCGGTCGTGCCGTCTACGTTTCAGGCGGAACTGCGTGATTACCAAATGGACGGCTATAACTGGCTGGCGCGCTTGGCGCAATGGGGCGTCGGCGCCTGTCTGGCCGACGATATGGGTCTCGGCAAAACCATACAGGCGTTGGCGCTATTGGTCGACAAAGCGCCGAACGGCCCGAGCTTGATCATCGCACCCACTTCGGTCTGCATGAACTGGGAAAGCGAAGCGCTGCGTTTCGCGCCAACGCTCAATCCTATTTTATTCGGTAGCGGAGACCGTCAGCGCCAGCTCGGCAATTTGCAGCCTTTCGACTTATTGATCTGCAGTTACGGTTTGTTGCAGCAGGAGCAAGCCGCCGAACTGCTGGCGAACATTCCGTTTCAAGTCGTGATACTCGACGAGGCGCAGGCGATCAAAAACATCGCGACGCGGCGCTCGCAAGGCGCAATGAATTTGCAGGCCGAATTCAGGATAATCATGACCGGCACGCCGCTGGAAAATCATCTCGGCGAATTGTGGAATCTGTTCCGCTTTATCAATCCGGGGCTGCTCGGTTCTCTGGAGCAATTCAATAAGCGTTTCGCCGGGCCGATCGAGCGCGACCGCAGTCAAGAAGCCCGTCAGCAGTTAAAGAAATTAATTCAACCGTTCATTTTGCGCCGCACTAAAACCCAAGTTCTACAGGAGCTTCCGCCAAAGACCGAAATCCCAGTCTACGTCGAAATGAGCGGTGAGGAAATGGCGTTTTATGAGGCCTTGCGCCGCGAAAGCCTCGAAGTTTTGAACAGCACCGACAATCAGGCCGGCGCCAAGCATTTGCAAATACTCGCAGCGATCACCAAATTGCGCCGCAGTTGTTGCAACACGCGCCTCGCCAATGCGGATATCGCACTGCCCAGTAGCAAATTGGCGGCATTCGGCGAAATCGTCGACGAATTGCTCGACAACAAACACAAAGCCTTGGTGTTCAGCCAATTCGTCGACCATTTGCAATTGATCAAGGACTATATCGAACAGCGAGGCATCGGCTATCAATATCTGGACGGCAGTACGCAAGCCAAAGAGCGAAAAAAACGCGTCGATGCGTTTCAGCGCGGCGAGGGCGAATTGTTTCTGATCAGCCTGAAGGCCGGCGGCGTCGGTTTAAATCTGACCGCGGCCGATTATGTGATTCACATGGACCCCTGGTGGAACCCGGCGGTCGAGGATCAAGCCTCGGACCGCGCGCACCGCATGGGCCAACAGCGGCCGGTGACCATTTACCGGATGATCGCGAAGAACACGATCGAAGAAAAAATCGTCGCGCTGCACAGCCACAAGCGCGACTTGGCCGACAGTCTATTGGAAGGCGCGGACATCAGCGGCAAGATGTCGGCCGACGCGTTGCTGGATTTGATGCGCGGAGAATGAATCGAAACCTAAGGAACGAGCATGAAATAACTTCGACAACTGTTAGAAAGGGGGTTCGGTGGCTCGATTGACAGGTGTCGGTGGCAGGGCAGATTTTTGCTCCTGCAAAATCTGCATTCATGCCATCCATGGCAATCAGATTCCGCCGTCAAGCCTACATGGACGTATTCACAGCGTCCTGTCAAGCGAGTTACCGAACCGCCTCAAAGCCTACAACTTGTATAAGTTATTTTGTGCATATTCCTAAAGTGGTGTTTGCAGATCGGGGATCAGCCAAGATAACGCTCCGCAAACTTCACGATGCCCGCGTCTCGGCGAACCAAATTTCTTAAGCCTAGCGCTTGGAATCTCGGGTCTTTGTGTA
It includes:
- a CDS encoding DEAD/DEAH box helicase, whose translation is MLTLLHKQRAELLAKYQDLSATSRAVLQLMAVAYNYEMATPISQYLKVLKINDDRGRQFTPASIKPILQALQKAGLLEQPSGKAEYRSNRLLAEPVVRQLVDTGEFERYAALFEQTSPIAKKTFYGTAAECLRDARISFHRGDYKQVNVTLNTGRRYSYQSRYPDDADAYLSWVLNPFDEDWFERRHPALVKELIGHLGMHQVVFLYQDPQISDYLARWLALYPSASPLAARSYGELLLLRGDWDALAKYIEATEDPELLALGAALTFLHGDFAGSTAQFESALKAFRKLTGKRNLYFYGMAGLFYPLALLKTGEAHDKKLTALLTQILKQNSFWYYGYRYLEALQGFLKGDLTQRDNAVFYNSFVMTEGYSKAGEPQTVNVYPHFLKFFRFLVRSWMSDAPLSGQRDLTIATFQDLCRQLHSNGLQWLAAELAKLLQAVDSKQSDSLDTGFLEGRPVTLHGLFARRPDWEFALDALLGLGKSEVQTGAPVQIEKPTRMIWLVDFDEKHGVLTVEPREQKQQAKGGWTKGRAVALKKLYAERDTFDCLSEQDLKICATIRQITEYGWHGAYFEFRDNMPLALVGHPLLFWASSPEVRVDVAKGEPELRVSTVKGGKIKITLEPSPASTQKNLVTKETPTRLKVIEFTPEHHKISTVLGAQGLEVPLSAQERVLQTLSGISGLLTVHSDIGGSSSTAEQVEADSTPRMHLLPHGDGLKTALLIRPFATGGAYYQPGHGGASVFTEIDGKPLQARRDLKLEKTRCKEVLAACPALAETERDDAGEWLLEEPEHCLELLLQLQSLPAGQVLLEWPEGVKFRVLGQSSGSGFRMQIKRDNDWFALQGELQIDNDTVLEMRQLLDLLDNRQGRFLQLQDGQFIALTETFRKRLEDLKAYVDLTGKKVRINPLAALTLEDWQDEAGFKADQHWQEHMRRLKAAREFQPVVPSTFQAELRDYQMDGYNWLARLAQWGVGACLADDMGLGKTIQALALLVDKAPNGPSLIIAPTSVCMNWESEALRFAPTLNPILFGSGDRQRQLGNLQPFDLLICSYGLLQQEQAAELLANIPFQVVILDEAQAIKNIATRRSQGAMNLQAEFRIIMTGTPLENHLGELWNLFRFINPGLLGSLEQFNKRFAGPIERDRSQEARQQLKKLIQPFILRRTKTQVLQELPPKTEIPVYVEMSGEEMAFYEALRRESLEVLNSTDNQAGAKHLQILAAITKLRRSCCNTRLANADIALPSSKLAAFGEIVDELLDNKHKALVFSQFVDHLQLIKDYIEQRGIGYQYLDGSTQAKERKKRVDAFQRGEGELFLISLKAGGVGLNLTAADYVIHMDPWWNPAVEDQASDRAHRMGQQRPVTIYRMIAKNTIEEKIVALHSHKRDLADSLLEGADISGKMSADALLDLMRGE